The Gammaproteobacteria bacterium genome contains the following window.
GCTCGGAAATAGTATTCACCTGGAGCATGGGTTTAACTCAGAAGCTGTGTTCCGCAGCCGGGAATTGGCCGGTTTTGACAGCCTTGACGTAGGCCTCGATAGCGCCGCCAATAGAATCGGCGTCGTGCATGAAATTGCGCGAGAATTTCGGGCTCGGACGCGGGTACAGGCCGAGCATGTCCTGCAACACCAGTACCTGGCCGTCGCAATCCGGCCCCGCGCCGATGCCAATGGTGGGAATCTGCAACTCTGC
Protein-coding sequences here:
- a CDS encoding 3-methyl-2-oxobutanoate hydroxymethyltransferase; the protein is AELQIPTIGIGAGPDCDGQVLVLQDMLGLYPRPSPKFSRNFMHDADSIGGAIEAYVKAVKTGQFPAAEHSF